In the Brassica napus cultivar Da-Ae chromosome A7, Da-Ae, whole genome shotgun sequence genome, one interval contains:
- the LOC106352579 gene encoding ruBisCO large subunit-binding protein subunit alpha, chloroplastic (The RefSeq protein has 6 substitutions, 6 frameshifts compared to this genomic sequence), whose translation MATANALSSPSVLCSSRQGKLSGGSQQKGQRVSYRKANRRFSLRANVKEIAFDQSSRAALQAGIDKLADAVGLTLGPRGRNVVLDEFGSPKVVNDGVTIARAIELPDAMENAGAALIREVASKTNDSAGDGTTTASVLAREIIKHGLLSVTSGANPVSLKRGIDKTVQALIEELEKRSRPVKGGRDIKAVATISAGNDELIGAMIADAIDKVGPDGVSPIESSSSFETTVEVEEGMEIDRGYISPQFVTNPEKLLVEFENARVLITDQKITAIKDIIPILEKTTQLRAPLLIIAEDVTGEALATLVVNKLRGVLNVVAVKAPGFGERRKAMLQDIAILTEPSTALDMGLLVENTTIDQLGIARKVTISKDSTTLIADAASKAELQARISQLKKESFETDSVYDSEKLAERIAKLSGGVAVIKVGAATETELEDRKLRIEDAKNATFAAIEEGIVPGGGATLVHLSTVIPAIKETFEDADVRLGADIVQKALVAQSLIAQNAGIEGEVVVEKIMFSEWELGYNAMTDTYENLLEAGVIDPAKVTRCALQNAASVAGMVLTTQAIVVDKPKPKAPAAAAPEGLMV comes from the exons ATGGCGACTGCAAATGCTCTCTCCTCTCCCTCTGTCCTCTGCTCTTCACGACAG GGAAAGCTGAGTGGTGGAAGTCAGCAGAAAGGTCAAAGAGTAAGCTACAGGAAAGCAAACAGACGCTTCAGCGTTAGAGCAAATGTAAAGGAGATTGCTTTCGACCAGAGCTCAAGAGCTGCTCTTCAAGCTGGTATCGACAAGCTTGCTGATGCTGTTGGTCTCACTCTTGGCCCTAGAG GGAGGAATGTTGTGTTGGATGAGTTTGGTAGCCCCAAGGTTGTGAACGATGGAGTCACCATCGCTAGGGCCATTGAGTTACCTGACGCCATGGAGAACGCTGGTGCAGCACTCATCCGCGAG GTTGCGAGTAAGACTAATGACTCAGCTGGCGACGGGACAACAACTGCTTCCGTCCTGGCTCGGGAAATCATCAAACACGGTCTGTTGAGCGTCACTTCCGGCGCCAATCCTGTCTCCCTCAAGAGAGGAATCGACAAGACCGTTCAAGCTTTGATAGAAGAGCTTGAGAAGAGATCTAGACCTGTCAAAGGCGGTAGCGACATCAAAGCCGTGGCTACAATCTCAGCTGGAAACGATGAGCTTATTGGAGCGATGATCGCTGACGCCATTGACAAAGTGGGACCTGATGGTGT CTCTC TTGAGTCCTCATCCTCCTTTGAGACCACCGTCGAAGTCGAAGAAGGGATGGAGATTGACAGAGGCTACATCTCCCCTCAGTTCGTTACCAACCCCGAGAAGCTGCTCGTCGAGTTCGAGAACGCGAGGGTGTTGATCACTGATCAGAAGATCACCGCCATCAAGGACATCATCCCCATCTTGGAGAAAACCACTCAGCTTCGAGCTCCGTTGCTGATCATCGCTGAGGATGTCACAGGGGAGGCCTTAGCAACTCTGGTTGTGAACAAACTCCGCGGTGTTCTCAACGTTGTTGCTGTTAAAGCTCCAGGGTTCGGAGAAAGGAGAAAAGCTATGCTTCAGGATATAGCAATCTTGACGG AGCCGAGTACC GCCCTTGACATGGGCCTGCTGGTGGAAAACACGACCATAGATCAGTTGGGGATTGCTAGAAAAGTGACTATCAGCAAAGACTCGACCACGCTTATAGCCGACGCAGCTTCCAAGGACGAGCTTCAAGCTCGTATCTCCCAGCTGAAGAAGGAGCTCTTCGAGACTGACTCTGTGTATGACTCGGAGAAGCTCGCTGAGAGGATTGCTAAGCTCTCTGGTGGTGTTGCCGTCATTAAAGTCGGAGCAGCGACTGAGACCGAGCTCGAGGACCGTAAGCTTCGTATTGAGGATGCAAAGAACGCAACGTTCGCTGCTATCGAGGAAGGAATAGTTCCCGGTGGTGGCGCCACGTTGGTGCATCTCTCCACTGTGATTCCCGCCATTAAGGAGACGTTTGAGGACGCTGATGAACGTTTGGGAGCTGATATAGTACAGAAG GCATTGGTGGCACCAGCTGCGCTTATTGCGCAGAACGCTGGAATCGAAGGGGAAGTTGTGGTGGAGAAGATTATGTTCAGTGAATGGGAGCTAGGGTACAACGCCATGACTGATACCTATGAGAATCTGTTGGAAGCGGGAGTGATTGATCCAGCTAAAGTGACGAGATGTGCGCTGCAGAACGCTGCTTCGGTTGCAGGGATGGTGCTGACCACTCAGGCCATTGTTGTTGACAAACCTAAACCCAAGGCTCCTGCTGCTGCTGCACCTGAGGGCCTCATGGTGTAA